The Meriones unguiculatus strain TT.TT164.6M chromosome 19, Bangor_MerUng_6.1, whole genome shotgun sequence genomic interval TGTTTTAGAAGCCTGGCCGCCTGCTAGGAAATCCATGAAGGCTCATCACAGCAATCAGCACTCTTACACAGAAAGCAGCACACACACGGCTCTCATTCCATCTTTCTCATGTAAATACTAAGACTGTCCAAGCCTCCCATTCAAAACTTGCCTTTCCTTTCAGAGAAATCATTACTTTGTATTATAAACTTCTGCTTCGTTACAGAATAGCTACATCCATAGGGCAATGCCACAAAATTCAAGCCTAGAAGGAATCTTAAAGGGTCATTTCATAGCAGCCAAAGACAAGGATGGGATCAGTGGGAACTGTAGCTACTCTGGTGTAGACAAACAAGGGACTTtctctgaaaggagagaactgaacaAAGTCAtcctacattttattttctccttcgATTCACAATAATAAAGTATTAATCCCTGCAGAGGCAAACTCTTTATGctggccccaccccaccccttcctACCCTGCTACACTGACAACACATCTGCACACAGAAAGGACAGCCTCAAACGGGCATTAGCTGTGTGCAAAGTGTCCCTGCTACAGTGGAGACCGCCACAATTTCTCCACTCAAGTTCCATCTGAAAATAGAGTGAGCGGCCAAGGTCAGATGTACAGGGAAGTCCACATCAGggttaattttcttaaaattatttttatttccagtgAAGAATTGCATCCAAACCATCTCTAATCCATTTCCAAGAGCTGAGGTTGTCGCTTCTGCCCCTGCAAGTTCACAAGGAGCAGTCCTCACTCATCTTCTCTGGCTGCGCTCTCTGGCACGTGCTTGGTGGGGTGAACACAGAGGGGTCCTTAATACCTAGCTGCACATCAAAAAACCGTGTGGACAGGACCACAGTGTAATTTCTGATGAAGGTCTCCTGGACTGGATAACAATCCTTGGCCGTATAAACGCCGATCCAGGTTTCATCTGAAGAGGAAGAAAGTTGACCTTttcagagagaagacaggcaaaattcctgtgtgtgtgtgtgtgtctgtgttagaATACAACTGACATAAAACTGACTCTTTAACTTAGTTCAAGGATGCATTCTTGGAGGCATTCACATTGTTTTACAACCATCGTCATCACTAACCTTGCTGCTTTCCCAAACTGAAAACTCTTACCTCTTCAGTGGCTtcccatcttctcctcctccaatACCTTGCAACCAGCGTGCTACCAACTATCTGAGAGATTTGGGTACTTCATGCACACAGTATTTATCATTTTTGACTGGCTTATTTCCCTTTACATAATGGCCTCAAGATTTATTCATGTTACCACACATGCCAGGATTTCCTTCCTTTCAAAGGATGAAAACTATTCTACTGTAGTATCATATTTTGTTTATCTACTTATCTGCTGATCATGTCTGAGTTGTTTCCAATAGTTTGGTGTTAGGAACGAAGCCACTATAAATAGGGATATACAAATAACTGTATGAGTTTCTACCATCATTCCTTTGAGTATATATTCAGAATTGGATGCCCTGGACCGTATGGCAATTTTATGTGTAACATTTTAGTTAAGTGACATACTGTTTCTCACAGACAGAATGTCTACTCTAGATGTCTCAACACAATCCCAGAATTAAAAGGAATTGTTTTGTATCCAAGCAGGCCTGCTCGCACTTAGAATAATGAAACAGGTCTGGACATTCTGACTTTAAGAAGTGATGGTGGGAAAGGAAATGTAGGTACCTAATTCAGGAGTATTACTGGAAAGAGTTCCTTTTAGGTCACTAGTCCTCATGGAAATTATGAAAAGTCTATAGCAAAGGGTGAATTCATAAGCTCCAAAGTGACAGAGGCATGCAAGTGATACTAGAAGATGGAGGTGTTTCAACAACCTAATAAAAAAGCAGTTACACATACTTGCAAAGTACACAAGGGGTCTTCTGTGGCCTTTAAAAAACTCAACGAAACATAGGACTTTCCCTAACAACTACATTCCTTGTGGGACTTAGAAGACAATTTTCCCCAGCATACACCCTGAGATGCAATGTGCGAATCCTTTCCATCCTTACAGGATCGGGCTGTCTTTCTGTCGGACCACTCCTGGACTGTGATTTGCTCCTGAGGGCCCCCGATGGAATACTGATCTTCAAAGGTAGAATTCTGGGGAATGTCGAGAGGATCCCAAGGTTCCATCAGGGGGATCTTTGCACACTGTTTGGTGGCTTGTTCAATCTGAAACATCACTCCATCCTTATAGAGCAAAATGTATTCAAATAATCTGAAATATGGAGTAAAGAAAATAGGTGAGGACTTCTATGTTAAAAACAAGCATGTCTTTCATCGGCATAGAGCCCAAATATCTTTGACAAAATTTATCAAATAAATTACTTTAAGATGATTGCAGATCATTTGTTCTTTATAAGCTTTATTTTCACCAAAACCACCCAACTGCGGAAAAAAGAAAAACGTAGAAGTTAAACTTGACTGTTCATGAAGTAAGTTCTTATGTATGAACCACTGCGTGCTAGAACCCACGCTTAGGCTCCCGGCATGAGAAGGACTGTGGGTCCCACAGCTGGCTTACAGTGATTTGTTTGGTAGGACAAAGAAAGACTCCCCTCTGTTGAGTTCCTGTAGAATTAAATCAAGGAATTACAAAAATATCCTGAAAGACAGAACTCAATGCAGACAGATAGACAAAACACCTGAACCCACTGCCTGGACAACCTTCATGAGTGATTTGGTCTCTTGACGGAAGGTACTCTGCGTATAGCCTGTGCAGTCTGGGGCAGCAAGGACAAAGGCTGAGGAACCTCCAGAGTAAATGACTCACAGAACAAGCATGCCTACATGCTATCTCCTCTAGAGACTTCATACATCCTGCCTACAGGGTGAAAGGAAGGTGTCTCAGATATAGATGTAAGCATCTATATCTGAGCCAGATATCTCTAGGAATGCTGTGTTGTACCGCTTAAAGCTAGGCAATCTTGGCTCTTTGTAGAGCTTCTGGGTTCACAGTCAGTTCAAAACTCAGGCCATTGTTGCTGTTGAGCAAAATGGGTAAAGAAGCCAAGACCTTAGAGAAAGCTTTTTCAGAAGTGAAAGGAGACTGCTCACTGTGAGCTGGGAGTATAACTAAGCGACACAGCACCTCCTGGCATGGGTTCAGTCCCAACACCACAGGGAAAATGGGTGACCAATCAATGACCTTTGCTTCATAAGCCTTACACCCCACAGAGCATGCTGATGCATGATGCATGCTCTCTGCTCCATGTCAGAGCATGAAATCATTTTCTTCACAATAAAGCATTATCAATAatgttatctatttttttttcaaaacagtatCATGATTAGCATTGAACTTTGAGTTACTATAAGGTAGTATAAACATAGGATCATGACCTCAttttatatattaacatatatccTGCTTATTCCAGAAAAGATATAAACCAGCTTaggagggggaaaaaacccaacaacaaatgAAAAGATTACATGCAAATAAAGATGGGagtaaatgtagaaagacaaaaaaaaggcATTAAATGTGCAATAAAATATTGCTTAATCAGTGAGCTAATGTTgggctacagagatggttcagtggtcaaAGATGCTTGTTATATAAGCATGatgaatccccagcatccacataaaaatgAGCATGTCAATGGATTCCTGCATCTCCAGCACTGGGTGATGCAGATGGGTTCCTGAAGTTCATTGGCCAGTCAGCAGAGCTGAGTCATTAGGTTTCAGGTTCAGTGATAGACCTGATCTCAAACCAAAGTGCAGAGCGGCCAAAGAAAGGTACCCAGGGTCCACCTCTGGACTCCACAGGTGTGAACACTAACAAATATATACACCATACATTCACAACataccacacacatgaacatcATTTTAAGTGGAGCTAATCTCTTATGATCCGCATGCAGGGCCCACCATGAATAAGCTTTTTGAAGTGTGGGGTTGGAATGCCAGTATTATCTCATAATCAGCTAACTCTCCAACACAATAGAGCCTAAACATTCATTGACTGAATTTAGAGATATCAACAACAAATTTGAGACACAGTCCACGAATAAATATAAGAACCTCTGCACATAAGCAAATACTATCCTACTGTGCTTTTCATGACAAGTTGGCCACCCAAGAAACACTGCTGTGTACCCCCAGATGTATACAGCTGAATCATTTCTCCTCACTGTTAGCATCATGCTATATATTTCCCAGGAGTACAGTGTTCAAATTGTGATAATTTTCTCCTGAAAAACTCATATCCATGTATGTGGGGATTGTTTCTTGAGACCACTCCTATCAACCCTACAACTCCACTCTAACATCCATATCTCCCCTACAGACCTTGCCACCCTCACCAGGGCTTACTATCCAATATGAGAACGTGTGACCTAGTATGTCATCCAGATTGCCCTGGATGTGTAGAATTGGGACCGGGGGCCTACTGGTCAGGCTCTCTGTGTAACTGAACCTTCATATGTGAAATCAGAAGCTGTGTGGATGATTTCCACTATGTGAAATGAGTAAGACTGAAGAACAAACTGGCAAGAAGAAGGAACCAGCAGGCTGGGGTCCCAACAACTGCATTATTTTCTGAGGTGCTCAGAAAATGGTTATGACAACCTTCCTTTGTTCTTATAAAGCTTCATTTTTGACTTTGTGCTGCTCAGGACCAGTGCTCATTTCTGATAATGAAATGGATTCCTTATAGAGCCCAAAACAGGAGTTCTGTTTAACCAGCTTTCTGTTGCATGGCAAAGGTCTTAGTCAACAACTTGTGAGAAAGAAAAGCGCCTTGGCTCATAGCTCCAGAGGTTTCAGTCCAGCCAGTGGCCCTGCTGCTTTGTGACCAGTGAAGGAGGGTGTCATGGTGACAGCATGTAGAACAGCAATGCAAAGTTTAGAACAATGACCATTTCTATAGTCTAGTGACAAATGGGCTCCAACTGGAGCATCCACACTGAACACCCTTTGAGTGTCACCATATTGCATTTCTTTTCTGGATTTCCTGAACAGCTTCTTGGGTATCAGTGAACTTGTGCTTCTAGTTTCTGTCACTCCCACAAATGATACTGGGTCTAAGGCTTGATGAGAATTTAGCTCAAGATGCTTGGAAGAAACATACCAGTGGCGACGTATGTGCTTCCAGTATTGTCATGACAGAGAACAAGTGGTTCGTTTTCTCACTGTTATGTTGCTGACTTTGACTGCCAAGATACGTGATAATACAGATGGCTCCATTAGTAACTAGCCATCATTTTGAGTGACACTTTGTGATGTTAGGAAGATCGTGTTATCCAGGGTcggttttaattttaattgcctATAAGGTGCTTCTAaatttttagatgtatttatcttatttattgtTCATGAACAGCTTGCAAaaatgtgtgagagagaaagagagaccgaGACCGAGACCGTACCGAGACCGAGTAGAGCTTGTCAGTGCAAGTCCACGCttctgtagaggtcagaggaggaaaACTTGCTGGAGTTGGTCTGCTCCTCCACCATACAAATTCCAGTGAGAAAAAGTAAGCggccaggcttagtggcaagtgccGTTATCTATTTTGATATCATGGCAGCCTTGAGCGGGCAATTTTAGATAACATTTCCTGAATCAATAATTTCAATAGAGGTTGATGTACTTAGATAAATGACATCCGTGTACGCTGCCTAATCTGTGCAGGATCACGCTGCTCTCAAGTCCCCGTATATTAGTGTGTAAACACTGTCTCCTGGTTAGCCACTAAGACTTCATTCCAACCAGTGTCTGCTCATATAACCCCGCCGATCTTTGAATGCTTGGTGAGTTTCTGAGATAGCAAGTGTCTCAGGCTCACTGTGGGCTCTCCTAGTCAGACTTGATAGGAAGCCACATAGAAACCAGCATGGGCAATAGATGATATTGCTGGGATGGCCTTTCAGCAATCAGAGCCTCTTATGTTTACAAAATCATAAATTCATATTGCTATGTCCAGTTGAAATTTAATATTGTAagttttcttcattgtttttatatttatctatctcttcaattaaaataaaaaacctgtTTCCAAAATTATTAACAAAGTGATGTACAAACTTTATACTATAATCAAAactattatgaaataaaaatgtgcaaAAAAGTTAGGATTTCATCACAGGATTTGGGTCCTTAGACTGGAGTTTGTTGGGATCAATACTGTGCAAAAATGCTCCCACGCAGTAAGCCACCTCGCTGTGCAGTCAGACTTCCTGGTTATTAACGGTCAGCTTCATTTGTTTCAGTTTGTGCTAAATTTAGGAACTCTACACGTCTCTCCTTTGGCTTAATTCTATTATTTAAACATGGTAAAGCATCCTGCTTTGAAACTCAATATTCTCTAGAGAAACATACTGAGGGGAATCTCTCTCCTACCCTAATATCTCCCCTACTTCCCCAGACCCCTTCTGGCCAACACTTTTCATCGgcttccatcttatttttttcttggtttgttaCTATTTTTTACATGGACAACAGCACCACACCGAATGACTTTGTTCTCTGCTGTTTGGGAGATGCAGCGTCATCCGAAACAGAGCGCCCAGGTCAAAAGGTAAGAATACCAGTGATTGTTTTAAACGGTACCAGATTTCTCTCCAGTAGACTATGCTGTTCTGCGCTTTCACCAGCAACACATGAGTGCCTGCTTTCTTTACAGTTCTGCCAATGGAGGATGCTGCCAAATGTGTATCTGTGCCCATCTGATAAGCAGCTTAGGAATCAGAATCCCAAGGCTATGTTTTagaggtttaaaaagagagtatAATGTCCTTATAAAATACGATACAAACTTAAAGTGTGATGCCTGAGACGCCTACACAGTGCACAGTCTAGGAGGTCACAGACGTATTTAGACATCATACTACATAAGCCAGGCTCCTGCCTTCTGACAAGTGGGACGGTTTTCATTCACACAGGGCAGTTAAACAGATTGTCGCCTGTCAAAGCAACATCTCCCTTACCTGAAAAACAACAACCTGAAAAACAACAACCTGCTCTCAAGCTTAGTGACTTTTTAATCTCcaattttccatgtttttttttaattattttgctttttatgtcTTAGTTACAGATGTTCTTGGCTATATATAGttttacaatgaaaataatttttacaatttaaataagatttcttttattgcttctgaatttgttcatttaaaaagaacaaatccATGACTTTGTGTTTATAAAGGGATGACTCCATGCCCTCTTTACCTGTTTTTCCTCTTATATTCAGAACTTATACTCAGTACTTTTATACATGCTCTAATATCtaaaaaactaattttattaTGTTACTATTGCCCCAAGAACACTGTTGAACAGCCCATCTTTCCTTGATGATGTGAGATTGAATCTCCACCATGGCCTCAGTCTCCATCTGTACCTGGATCCACTTCCTGGCTCTCTTCTGCTATTGCATGTCTGTTCACCAGAACCACCTTGACCTATCTAGAAACACTCAGAGCATGCATCAACTATTGTTTCCTTTTTGTCAGAGTTTTACTAAATATTTAGGAATCTAGcgtttttttccaaataaaatttagaattaaCTGTTTAGCTCAAATCAACCAACTCTTAAGCTGACAATTTTATCTTGTTTGAGTTAAATGTATATATTCCTGCTAGAAGAATACCATGTAAAGTCATCTTATCCTCCAAATATGTGTGCCtacttttgatttttatgagttagtaataataaatatttccTAACAagttttcacatttcttttaatttctttttatcttttgttttgtcttttgttgccCATTAAGTTTATAGCGCATCATTATTTACATACACAGATGAGGATTACaagtttttattgttaattttttacTTTGCCATCTTCCTGGATTGTTGAATTTGGTCTCAATCCTTATTTTCAAAACTGACTACCTCCGTTTCCTTGAAAAGGatgtttcatttctctttctccactCTCATACTCTAGGCACCTTCTCTGACTATTCTGACTACAAAACAAACATCAGTAAAGAGAGTAGAAGTGATAGGTTGATGGGTGTCCTTCCTTCTTAGCAGAGTGGGAGAAAGACTACGGCCTCACTATTAAAATACACGGTATTATTTATCATGGTAAGAAAGTGGTGTCATTTCCTCCAAACTACTTTCTATCAATCATTTTTATTGAATGTGATCAATTGTCTTTCCATCAGGCTAGGAATATTCTCATGTGCACCTTGTCTTGGATGTGTTGAGATTTACGTAAAAGACACTATTCTTGCATCCTTCTGATAAATGTCTCTTGGttgtgctttattttttaatgtactaTTGGACTCTATTTGCTAGTAAGGAATTTTTAATCAACAGCTATATAATATTTGTAAGGGAAATCACAATACTTTTAACAGATTCCCATTTatcagacagatagatagatagatagatagatagatagatagatagatagatagacagatagatagatcatGAGCTGGTTCCCAATTCACTGCCAATTAAATTATGCCCACAGTTTTGTTGATATCAGTGGTGCTAACTGTATGTTGGAGGTTATACTTTGTTTACCTTCTTGTATTAAATATCTCTAATGAAAATATAGAGGGATTGCTGGATCATAGGAACATCCCTTTTCTGAGCTATTACAGCTTCCCCCAAATAGGTCTTAGAGTTTTTAACCAGATATGAAGGCTTGCACATGCCTCTGCAGGGGAGTATTACTAGAGGCTATGCTATTAGAAAAGTGGGAAAACTCACTAATGTTTTACTTTGGTGAAAAGCTTATGAACAAAGTGAAAGGCCTGGCAGAAAGCTTAGGCCATGAAACCCAGACACACTACTTACTAGCCCTGGGTTGTCTGGTCACAATTTTAGTctccttatttttaatatctaAGAGTGTTCCAAGGATTTAATTTTCAGAGCGCCTTTATGAAGATGATGGCAACAACGGATATTACATGGTTGACAAATGAGCCATCATTGCTATCGTGGAAAACAATGATCAGATTTGTTTATACTGTCACTAGATAATATACAATGAAGAAATTATTCATCTAACTTGCACAGGTAAAATAACTTACAATGTAGCAAAGAAAGGTTAGTTGATGTAGGGGagaaggaaagatggagagaCAATTCTGACTGCTATGACTAATACCTTCATAAGAGGTACCATCGGCATTTCTGCTTCTTCCCCTCACCTTCCTCTTAAAGTGAAAGCTGTGGGAATCATAGACTACATTATTAGTTGCCTTTTGAACTAGGAGTATAATTGGATTTGGCAGATCTTAGGAAAACCTATGAATAAAAAAAAGGACTACTGGAGAtttctctcagaaaacaagagaAGAATCTGTCCCATTCTACTGTATGTCAATTCTACTGTATGCACCTGCTGTTTTTGAATGTAGATGGATAACAGATGGTGCTTTTATGTCAATGTGTCACTGGCAACTCAGAAACAACATCCTAGAGAGGGAATAGCAATGGACAGAAGAAAGCCTAGGGTTTTGAAGAAACTTCTGCATGAAACTTAGGAATATGTGTCACAACTATATCCAAAGGGTTCTGAGCAGCAAATCTCTGACAAAAGTAGTGTCAGCTTTTCTGACAACTGTTCAGCATCACTAATGGGGTAGTTAAAACCCTGTTTCACACACACTGTATATTGACCCTGATGGAAGTCGTACGAGAGTCTTTCTGCCCACAGAATGAGCAATGCACAAGCATTTGGGTAATCTTAGACTCTAGAATATGAAGTCTAGCCTGGGAGTGATTTAATCTAGCTAGCTACTGGTTTAAtagtgaaataatgaaattattttctggctGGAATTAGGGTACTcagtaaaaaggaaaaaggtCTGAGATAGAGTCTACAGTCTGGCA includes:
- the Epdr1 gene encoding mammalian ependymin-related protein 1; translated protein: MTAPAPRRLVGGPQGTWLLCGLLLCGLCGLGMAGSAGTPQPCQAPQQWEGRQVLYQQSSGHNSRALLSYDGLNKRVRVLDERKALIPCKRLFEYILLYKDGVMFQIEQATKQCAKIPLMEPWDPLDIPQNSTFEDQYSIGGPQEQITVQEWSDRKTARSYETWIGVYTAKDCYPVQETFIRNYTVVLSTRFFDVQLGIKDPSVFTPPSTCQRAQPEKMSEDCSL